The Terriglobales bacterium DNA segment GTATCCACCTTCGGACAAATTACTTCGCCGGTGCGGTAGGTCAACTGGTATTCCCCGAAAGTCTCGGGATCCTTCAAGTGAACGCCCTTATCGTACAACTTCACCTTTTCATCAAAGTTCGTGTCGTCATAGACAACCATGCTCTTGCTGCCAACCAGCACAGTCCGCCGCAACTTGCGCGGCGCGAGCCAGCTGATCTCGATGTTGGCGAGAAACCCGGAGGGGAAGCGATAGTGAATGCTAGCTACGTCGTGCATAGGTCCGACGCATGCACGACCCACCGCTGAGACACGGCACGGCCGTTCTTCGAGCCAATACAGCAATATCGAAAGATCATGGGGTCCGAGGTCCCAAAGAACATCCACATCTTTCTGGTGAATGCCAAGGTTCACGCGGGAGGAGCTGAGAAAATACAGCCGGCCCATGTGTCCCGACTTGATGTACTCCCTGACCTTGCGCACCGGTGGGCTGTAGACAAAAGTATGGCCCACCATCAGCGTCAAGCCTTTGGCAGCAGCAATTTCGCCCAATTCCTTGGACTCACTGGAACGCATTGCCAACGGCTTTTCCACCATAACCGACTTGCCGGCGAGCAACGCTTTC contains these protein-coding regions:
- a CDS encoding Gfo/Idh/MocA family oxidoreductase, which produces MVGCGYWGPNLVRAFVETNRCDRIMCFDKSRQALAKLACRFPSVTPFDSMDELMEASDALVIATPVSTHYHIAKKALLAGKSVMVEKPLAMRSSESKELGEIAAAKGLTLMVGHTFVYSPPVRKVREYIKSGHMGRLYFLSSSRVNLGIHQKDVDVLWDLGPHDLSILLYWLEERPCRVSAVGRACVGPMHDVASIHYRFPSGFLANIEISWLAPRKLRRTVLVGSKSMVVYDDTNFDEKVKLYDKGVHLKDPETFGEYQLTYRTGEVICPKVDTTEPLLIEANHFLDCLEKGIAPETGADMGHAVVQALEAASESMHNNGKFVDIPEADDDQAQTPPAAVGISA